One genomic window of Glycine max cultivar Williams 82 chromosome 16, Glycine_max_v4.0, whole genome shotgun sequence includes the following:
- the NAC23 gene encoding NAC domain protein — MMEEPVVVNKGDYDHDHDQPLDLPPGFRFHPTDEEIITCYLTEKVLNRAFSATAIGEADFNKCEPWDLPKKAKMGEKDWYFFCQRDRKYPTGMRTNRATQSGYWKATGKDKEIFKGKNNLVGMKKTLVFYRGRAPKGEKTNWVMHEFRLDGKFACYNLPKAAKDEWVVCKVFHKSSTTTTDVNKRVLPIINPGLLRMNSSNGEDLLFDFSSLPPLVDPLFDQTSNKHIDNDFKGTNNTPSSSSAKLPSSSGYYLPNFNNNNNQQMLMMKPEEHKIYEIPINNYASTSQVDFTTTNNPMGISTSNNNILLSQPQIRTQNSTSVPFNMFQDCYNHTHQGKQCKMEQFSIDSTKKQPVVSASQDTCLSNDTSSVVSKQDNNMGRNKALYEDNFEGPSSVATTLSDLECLWDDY, encoded by the exons ATGATGGAAGAGCCGGTTGTGGTTAACAAAGGAGATTATGATCATGATCATGATCAGCCTTTGGATTTACCTCCAGGTTTCAGGTTCCACCCCACAGATGAAGAGATCATCACTTGTTACCTCACAGAGAAAGTCCTCAATAGAGCCTTCAGTGCAACTGCTATTGGAGAAGCTGATTTCAACAAGTGTGAGCCTTGGGATTTGCCCA AGAAAGCAAAGATGGGGGAGAAAGATTGGTACTTCTTTTGCCAAAGGGATAGGAAGTACCCAACAGGCATGCGAACCAATAGAGCAACCCAATCTGGGTATTGGAAGGCCACTGGCAAAGATAAAGAGATTTTCAAAGGGAAGAACAACCTTGTTGGCATGAAGAAGACCCTTGTTTTCTATAGAGGAAGAGCTCCAAAGGGTGAGAAGACAAATTGGGTTATGCATGAATTCAGATTGGATGGCAAATTCGCATGTTACAACCTTCCCAAGGCTGCAAAG GATGAATGGGTTGTGTGCAAGGTTTTCCACAAGAGCAGCACTACTACTACAGATGTTAACAAAAGGGTACTCCCAATAATTAACCCTGGCCTTCTGAGAATGAACTCAAGTAATGGAGAAGATCTATTATTTGATTTCTCTTCTCTCCCACCTCTCGTGGATCCTCTCTTTGACCAAACCTCAAACAAGCACATTGACAATGATTTCAAGGGTACTAATAACACaccttcatcttcatcagctaaACTACCATCATCAAGTGGCTACTATCTTCCCaacttcaacaacaacaacaatcagCAAATGCTTATGATGAAGCCAGAAGAACACAAAATATATGAGATTCCCATCAACAACTATGCCTCCACCAGTCAAGTGGATTTCACTACAACTAATAACCCAATGGGAATTAGCACAAGCAATAATAATATCCTTCTTTCTCAGCCTCAAATTCGAACCCAAAATTCAACCTCAGTACCCTTCAACATGTTCCAAGATTGTTATAATCATACGCACCAAGGAAAACAGTGCAAGATGGAGCAATTCTCCATTGACAGTACTAAGAAACAGCCCGTGGTCAGTGCCTCTCAAGACACGTGCCTCAGCAATGACACTTCCTCGGTGGTTTCAAAGCAAGACAATAACATGGGAAGGAACAAGGCATTGTACGAGGATAATTTTGAAGGTCCTTCATCAGTTGCTACTACCCTCTCAGATTTGGAATGCCTGTGGGATGATTACTGA